aaggggggccacccctgctctagactgcAAGTACTTTTAATGACCTGGAGGATGGGAGGCAGGAGAACGGCTCCCTCTCCTGGAATGTGTTCCACAAAGCAATAATAAAGCCATTATAAGCAATGGCTTCACAAGGATCTCTGTGTGACTGGAGCATAGGTTTTGGAGGCATGGTTTCTTGTGGTGcatccagtgttatttttctagaaaaagaagtgctggaactcatcatCAATGTCTCCCTCCTCTTGAGAGGTGCCAAACCGAGTTCCAGTGAGTCCCagctgaaaaaagaaaaggcctGGGTGTATCCATCAGAATGATTAGAACAACAGCGGCCACATTTCTTTTGCCCCATTGTCCGGGCAAGTAGGTTTCATGAAAACTAGAAGAAAAAAACTATGAAATTGTGTAAAAAGAAGTGAAATAGTTGGGAAGGCAAAATTTAAAGTTATAAAAGGTAtagattaaaattaattttaagtaAGAAATAGATGTTATATAGgttttagaaattactaaagatgatttataaTGTAACGCAGTGAGAGGAGGAATGAGGGAGtcaacagaatagaatagaagtaAGATTCAAAAagagaattttttgttttgtatgtattttttgtattttgtatttttgtagttTTTTGTATTGTGTAGTTTGTCTTTTGTAGtttgaatgtttttgttgtttgttataaaactttaataaatatattttaaaaaagaaaaagaaaaacccccaTGAAAGTCTATGAACAGGCCTTGGCCATGTCACCCATTACTGTACCATGATGTGGCCGAGATGGGCTGTGCTGTTGTCTCCAAGGTCCCATTTAACAGGACAGGTCACATCCATACCATtaaaagcactattataccactttaatagtcAGGGAAGTAcggtttgttaaggctgctgggaattgtgagGAGACCCCttttcccatcacagagctacaattcccatagttccctgggaagaaaggCAGGTTGTTAACCCACCCTGGGAGTTTTAACTTGTACAAAATGAATGGTTGTACAGCACAAAGAAGTGCTTTGGATTTGGGACAGGTCCTGAGAAGAGATTAGTATAAATGAAAACATGAGACTAAAGGTTTTGCCATACAgtatatgattttattttattgtggatGTGAAGTCTTTTGTTGTAAAGACTGTACATTACAGTATatggataaaataaaaaataaaactggggGGGATTTGGGACAGGTCAGGGGCAGCACGCTGACTGAAGCAAGGTACGCTATTGTTGTAAAATAGTATGTACTTTTCAAGACAAACACTTTTTCATTCACTTGTGGCTGTGGTCAAATCTCAGCCAAATGCAATGAACTTTGTTCTCTGTTGATCTCTTGCAGTTTTCTCCAAATgtaccatttatttattgcttcctAGGAAGGATCCCAGGAAGCTATGCATGGTTTGGCTGTAAGAGGCAGTCAGACCTTTGCTAGAAGAGGGTCTGTTGGCTCTCGCTCTCCTGCACTTGTCGAGCCTGTGGGGGGAAAGCTCtggccctccagctcccatcagccccagttaatAGAGACAATtgtcaggggtgataggaattgtagtctaaaaacatttggggacccaagTTCAAGAAACCCTGGTGCTCCAGTCGGTACAAAAAGGATAAGAATCCAAGGGCTAAAATAGCTGAGGAGTAAGAGATCCATTATCAGATTTCCTCACAGGTACCATTTTCCATTGAAAAGCAGGGGCCTCCAAATGAGATCAGAGGAGTGGTTAATTCTCCCCCTGGTCCATTTCCCTGATCTTAattggacacacacaaacacaaacacacacagctgctCTTGACCCCTCAGTGGAAGTGTGATGCTAATGTGCAACTACCACCAGTTGCTTTTAGGTAAAAATTGTATTATTTTGCTTTTGGTCTTCATCTTTGCCCAGTCTGATCTGCTGAAGTGAAAGAATGTGGTATTTCTCTGTTGGAGAAAAACATCCCGATTTCTATTTGTATacactttctctttttaaagtgcTTATAGATATACCTGTTATGACATTCCTGTCTTGGAGTTTCTACCTGTTCCCTCAGGCCCTCTGCCTTTAACGGATGTTAGCAGTAGATAATGGAGATCAAGCTGCATGGGAGCAGGTCCAGGTGCACCTTCTGATCAGTTGGCAGCTCTACTGGCCCTTTGTTACGGATTGCTACGtttgtgttcttttatttcttcagatTCACTATAGATTTGGGATTCTCTCCTTGAATCCATGTGAAATAATTACATTCTAGTTACTTACGCTAATCAGTAACATGATTCATCCACACATCCATCCATTCCCTAAAGGGGAAGATTGCTAAAAGGCTGGTTTAGGGATTCCATATCTTCCCCGTTGAAGATCAGGATCTAACAGCTCAACTgggaaccacagctcccaggctTTGGAAAGAGTCTGATatgtttgaacagagacgttggggTTTGGGGAAATGAAGCTGGAACCGTGTTGTTCAATACTATGATCAATACTCTGGATCTAGTATTGCCCTGCAggtgaaacaaataaaatataatagtgGACACAGAGCGCCATCCAGTGGTAaaatgacaaacaaaacaaagttctGAGTTCTGGTTACACAAACTGTACACAAAAAATACTTTCCAGATTATTTTATGAAGAGATATCTGAAATATAATAATCAATATAAGGCTGTAAAAAGCACCACTGTAGGCCAATTGCAGCAAATGTTCTTTGTGGGAAGAGCCAGTGTCACATTAGAAGTCATGAACGGATGCAATCTTTTCAGTAACTAGCTCTGTACCAATTATCCTTTTTCTGAGCAGTTAGAACCCTTGTCTTGAGGGGAATACAAATCATGTCTTCTGAATGTGCTCCTATGCAGGCAACACTCAAACCACTGCCAAAAGTTTGGGGGTATTTGTGTGCGGAGTGGGGGATACAACCTTTGCTTTCAGCAGCAAACATGGGTCTGGAAACTTCAGTTGCCACGACTTCACAGCAAAGCACCAAAGGGGGCTGGGGCAGGACtgctgtggggggaaagggaagatggctgcatgGCCAGCCCTTTTACACGGTCAGCTAGGGTCACCCCCAAGTGGAGAagcctccctgtctggagccacattcccctgtgtgtccattctaggcaacaggaaatcTTGTACTGGACTGCTCCAGCAATACATCCCACAGCTGCAGGCAGTGGTACAGCTAGAGTGGGGCCTGGGGTCTGAGACAGCACATCAAAATGCTGACCCTTTTATTTCTCTTAATTTCCCTGAAGAAAGATCAGCATGGCCTGAAATGTGTTAAGACTGATACCACTCATTTTCTGTCTACCCCATTGCTTTTGATCCTTTCTTCTAGTTTGTTCTTGGGATTTCCATTTTTGCTGCATTATGTGCGTGGTGACAGATCCTCATTTtatgtttcatatatatatatatatatatatatatatatatatatatatatatatatcttcaaTAAAGCAGTGTTTATTCCCAAATCAATGTGCTTAGCATcaaggcagcagaagcaaacCACATTTTATTCACATACTAGTCATGATGGTGCTATGATTTAACAGAGTTTAAAATAAGAAACTGCATGCATTCAGAATTTTCTACTTATGAGGATTGGCAAACTGGCCCCCCTCTAATATATACGGAATGTAGAAGGAGTTGCTAAGCATGGGATgtcagagtggatggggaaagaaaaaaaagttaattgTGTGCATCAACACTGAAGAACCCATGTGGTACCAACTCCTGAGGACATCtgtagtaaacacacacacactgtaatacCATTGACTCCAGGGTCTAAAATGACCTAGGTACCCCACTGTGTGGAGAAGCACAAAACTCCACAATGCCATCTGCATCCCCACCACAGCTGGGTCTCACCTCTCATCCCATGCGCAGCCTCCCCTCAGTACACAAGCATTCTTATAGGACGTATGCCTATATTACTTGAGAGCTACTTATACAGGatgtgtgggtggggaggggttgcATTCTTTAACACTGTGTACTGCAGCTTGGGGAAGAATGTCAGGTGGACTTGTGGGCTTCCATTTATGAGCTAAAGGAGGAGGCAAGGGCATTCTAAAAGGATAAAGAAAACTTAatgccttattttaaaaaaaaccaggaggGTGATTGTGGAAGAGGAGAGATGGACAGAATTATGTTCTGGCACAATTACTTTCTGTCAAAATTGTCATTTTCAACTTGTTTGGCTTGTTACACACAACCCAGCCCTTTCGTTACTTAAGATTGTAGGAATTGGTCTGGATAGACTCctgttgcttcccccccacccccaccctccgagCCTTTCACCTGCTTGCTACTTTCCCTCTTTAACCACCATGACCAGCCTTTCTCACTGACATGGCAATCTGAAGTCTGTGGGTTGGGTCGAGAAGAAGTGGCTGTGAAAAGGTTCAGTTCATGCCCCTGCTCACTGCTTCTGCCCTTCAAATTTCACCTGCAAGTCAGTGGTAATTCGGCAGCTGGGGATTTGCAAACTTGTGTTTGCTTGCCACCAGCACTGTAATAGACCCTGCTCCTGGTTGGCCGATTCCCCGTGTCTTAAAACACAAGAACTGTTTTGCAGGTCTATCACCCCAGGTGTGTTCTGCCTAAGAATGGAGACTTGGGGACTGTCCGTTCTTGTCTTTTCAGACACAGAGAAACCAGCCACTTACATGCTTCTTGTTCCCAGCAGGCTTTGGTGAACTCTGCCAACTCAAACGCTTGCTCGTTCCTTTGAGACATTTGAGTTAGTTCTAATAAAGCATTGTTCAACTTCAACtattgggctgttgttgttttaattaaatggAGCATTTCAAAAAGAAGCTGATGTTCTTAGGCTGCAGTTCTACACCTGCTTTCCTGGGATGAATTCCCATGGAACTCAGTgcagcttacttctaagtagacatgcaaaggagggcaaagttgttgttgttgttgttatttatttatttatatcccgcccatctggctgggttttccccgccactctgggcggcttccaacaaataccaaaatactggttccctgtagctttgcttctcgcagaaggccctcagcgctggatctcagtgtccaggctgaacaatgggggtggagacgctcgttcaggtatactggactgaggccatttagggctttaaaggtcaacaccaacactttgaattgtgctcggaaacatactgggagccaatgtaggtctcttaggactggtgttatgtggtctcggcagccgctcccagtcactagtctagctgccgcattctggattaattgcagtttccgggtcaccttcaaaggtagccccacatagagcgcattgcagtagtccaagcgggagataaccagagcatgcaccactctggcgagacagtccgcgggcaggtagggtctcagcctgcgtaccagatggagctggtagaaagaattaacctgtgcctccatggacagctgtgagtccaaaatgactcccaggctgcgcacctggtccttcaagggcacagttatcccattcagcaccagggaatcctccacacctgcccgcctcctgtcccccccaaaacagtacttctgtcttgtcaggattcaacctcaatctgttggccgccatccatcctccaatcgcctccaggcactcacacaggaccttcaccaccttcactggttcagatttgaaagagagatagagctgggtatcatccgcatactgatgaacacccagcccacaccccctgatgatctctcccagcggcttcatatagatgttaaaacgcatgggggagaggacggaaccctgaggcaccccacaagtgagagcccaggggtctgaacactcatccccccacacCACTTTCTGaccacggcccaggaggaaggagcgggaccactgtatgacagtccccccccccccagttgtttaaGCACTGTCTCAGCAGCTCACTGAACAATGAGAAACAATTTTCATGCTAATGTTGACGTATGGATCTTAACTTGTATTTCTTTGGGGTGTTAGGAGGCACTGATGTATTTCTTGGCTTAATCAAACTGAGAATGCATCATCCAGCTTGTGTTTGAAAGACATGTTTggtttactatttttattatttttattagttccTGAATACCTGGCACACATGGACCGCAATAATCATATGGACATagaaaagcaggggggaaatgtcTTGGTAGCTTTATTGTAAATATACCTGCTATGTAAGGATAGCCTTGCCTGGTCAAACCAAAGGGACCTGTTCTCCCCCTCTTGTCTGTCTTCAGCtaaggcagggatagggaacctttattagctcaagggccacattcccttctacgCAGTCTTACAGGGGCCGCATGAAGGCGGGGTCAGcagcaaaagtaggtggagcaacaaatgtttaTCTTTGTGCAGGAGCCCAGTTTATATGTGCACTGGGGCAGCAGCCCTCTCTACcctctgtccaggcaagcaagcgGCATTGCTAGTATTCAGCAACACACTCTAGGCTGGCAAAAGCACCCAAGAAGTGTGCATTGTAGGGCCTTCCAGGGAGGGTTATCCTCTAGGTTCTCCCTAGCATCTAGTAATTAGTGGATGTGTAGGCTCCACACTGGAGTACAGAACCAGATATGGGAAGTGTTACTACGGCTATGTCCTTCCCCTCCACACCCCACAGCCCTGAACACGTGTGTCCCTGAGCCTGTGGCAAGGAGAGGCGGCTGGGCAGAGGCATAGGGATACCAGGCACTTGGGAGACGGGGTGGGGGTGCTGGGGCTCTGAAATGTGGGTTTCAATTCATGGCTGTGGCCCTGCTTCGGCCaggctcaaggggggggggcactcccgGGCACCACGGTGGCATTGGAACTGCTGGTGCTGtcgaggctgctgctgctgctgctgccggaggGGGCCCCTTCGCCCAGCCGCCGCTTCCAGGccagctgcccctcctgctcctgctccagcTCCTCGTCCGTGTCCGAATCCGGCGCGGTGTGCCGGCGGATCCTCGACATGGCTTCCTTCAGATCCCAGATGTAGGATCTGCTCGGCGAGGGCAGCGCGGGCTTTGCTTCGGCTTCTTTCTCGCCTCGGGGCGGGCAGCCGCCTTCCTGGCCAGGAGCGGCTGCCCGTCTCTGGCTGGGGCACGCCAGCCCTGCCTGGGAGCCGTCGGTGGCGGGGGCTGCTAAGGGCTTCGCGGGGCTGGTCGGGGCGGAAGGAGGCCCGGCAGGCTGCCCCACTGCCCGGGCATCCCCGAAAGGAGCCGCGTGGCTCGCGGAGCTCCCTGGCCCcgaggcctctcctcctcctcctcccgccccggcgaAGCCCAGCTCGCTGACGGAGAGACCCAGGATGCGAGCAGCTCGCTCCTCCATCGACGCCGGGGCCGGGGAGCCGGGCGATGGGGCGGCGGTCTCTTCGCGGCCCAAGTAGCGGACCCGCTCCGTCCGAGGGGGCGGGATGTAGTGGGCTTGGATCACCACGCACGTGGCGTCGATGACAAACAGACCTCCGCGCCTTCGAGGCGTCGATCTGCCTCCCGGCTCCTTCCACTTGGGGAAGCTGCACCTGCGCTGCTCGCCCGCTGCTCTGCTCTCCCCTCCGACGGCGGCTTCAGGCCAGCCAGCTGCGTGGCtgaagccccagccagcagggagcGTGTGCTGGAGGGGACTGCCAGGGTGGCGTCGGCCAGGCTCGCCTCTCTTCGTTGCCCTGGGCAGGGTGTGGCCCCGGTGCTGGGGACTCGCGTCCCAGCAGGACCCCAAAGGGTAGCGGGACCTTGCTCGCTCCGGCTGCGCCCCGAAGCCTCCTCCTCCGCACGTCGTGGCTCCGGAGAGGTAGCTCCAACTACCAGGCAGCTTCGACGGGCTTCGCCCTGCCTTCCGCCCCGCCGGTCCGGACTCGCAGGCTCTCCTGGTTCCCTGGCGGCCTTTCTTGGGGGCTTCCGCCTGGCTCTGCTTCGCCGTCGAGGCTTCCTTGCTGGCGCGCTGCTTGGGCTGCACGGTGCGGTGGGGCGCCTCGTAGGATGGCGGAGCAATATAGGGCGGCGGGCGAGGCCAGTTCTCCTTACGGGGGCCCGGCCCGGCCCGGAAACGCAGCAGCATGTGGGCTTCGTAGCTGGGAGGGGCCCGGGCAGGGAGCAGCTCGCCTTTGCTCTTGGGGGCTCCTCGGCTCCATCTGCAGCCTTCGGCGGGGCCCTTTGCCGCCTTGCTGCTCACGTCTCTCCTGCACATCGGGGACAGCCCGTCGtaagaaaggggaggctgcctttGCGCCTTGGGGGAAGAGGCCGCCTTGCTCGGATCCTTCCCCGAGAACCAGTGGCCCTCCGGCCTCCGCGGGCCCCAGCGAGGCGGGAAGAGTTGAGTATCGTGCCAGTTGGTTGAATCCTGCAGGACGCGGGCGCCCAGGCCATGGCGAGCGGGAGAAAAACCAGAGACTAGTTGCTTCTCCAAGAGCCTGcaaggacacacagagagagggagagaggtcgGAAGTGAGTCCACCAGGAAGCCAgaaggaggcagaaggaaaaCGCCATTGTCAGATGCCAATACTTCAGTATTGCCTGCaatgaccagcagtggctctccagagtttcagtctTTCTGGCACAACCAGaggttgctctaccactgagctatgaccctttcaCATCATTGGTGCATTTAATTTTAGCTGGGACTCTGAGGTAGGGATGCAGGAAGCAGCtttctaccaagtcagaccattgggtccatctagtgtattactgagaggcagtggcttcaTCTGGCACTGGCAGGATTGAACCTGCCTGCAGAGCACAAGCCCCACCACTGAGCAAGTTCTCTCTCCTGTCCCTTTCCCTCTCACACAAACCTCTTTGCAACACCTCATTCCAGTCAAAACAAACTTTGTTTGGGTTCCTTCAGCATTTTTTTACATTGCAGATCCTGCCTGGCAGCCAGGAAACCTTAAGAGCCAAGTGATCCAGGCTTTCTTGAAGACATCCAGAGTCATTGACACTCCACCTTGCCTTTGTTCAAAGTGCACTGGAATTATCTGAACAGCACTCAAGTGACATGAAGTGAGTTGAAGTTGCTTCTCTAGTAGCTAGTTGCTAACCAGTATTgctattgctttcatttcaggTAAGCTCCTGTTAAAGGCTGGAGGATAAAATGGTAGGTAATATAATTTAGGCTTTTCTAGCATTTCCATTCTGACTGACTAGCAGTATTGGTAATTTAAGGTCTGAGAACAGGGCAAGAACCATCCTAGATGTAATGAAGAAAAAACGAGCTCCTGACTCCCTTTTTTTTCTGCTGGAGAGAACTGATGAATGTGGAAGGAGTTAAGCAACCCATTATTCCTCCCTTGCAAGTTTATTACACTTGCAAGCTGATGGCTTATTGCTTTAACAGTTGTGGGACTGAGGTGGCATTTGGCATGGTCTATAGAGATGAGTTTTAAACTTCAGATCAGGAGCTTAAGTGCCAACAAATGTggcctctggtgtcacattttacaACATTGATATCACACTATGAGCACATATTTGCTGCACCAAGGGTGAACTGACCCCCCCTAAGTGATGCTTTGGTGACACCCTACTGAGACAGCAGCATAGTGggaacgaataataataataattttattgtttatttgaaaGGTAAAAGGTTTATATGactcccatctgactggtttgccacagccattctgggcggctcccaacaaaatatttaaaacacaataaaacatgaagcctgttgtctttgtccatggagttttcttggcagggatactggagtggcttgccagttccttctccaggaaggagaaggaaactgcgggaggcagtgcaagacaggagtgcctggcgtgctatggtccatggggtcacgaagagtcggacacgactaaacgactaaacaacaacaaaacatgaaGCATTTCTATAGCAGTTGTTAGTCTTCAGAGCACTTCATATTCATTATCTCTGCAATTCGTACAACACTCATGTAGAGCAGGTTAATATTATTCACTAGTTGAAGGGAGGCCTGAGGATATAATGTCTTGCACTATTTGATGAGCCTAATTTGTACTAGTGGCCTCCAGGCAGGGGGGAAACTAGGATTTATTTCAGCCGGgttaaagacccagtttggcacccatCCCACACACATTTgcgaacacacacatacaggatgGGGGCCTCTGGGGGCTTCAGCCAGGGCAACAAATTCCTTGTCTAGTCCCACCCCCCTGCCCACCTGTAGCTATGATGCTGCCTCCAGGCTCACACTTTGAGACACACAGACATTCCTCAGCACCAGAAGGTATCCTGACCAGCAATATCCTATTCCTAACCCAGCCTTTGGTTCTCATTAATAATTACCCCTTCCTTGGTCATACAAACTGgtatctgagcatgtgcagagagagtGTCTGTCTTCATTGTTTAAGTCTGTGGCCCCACTCCCACCCTCTCAAGCTTTTAAGGGAGTAGGGAATCCAGCCTGACACACGTACTAGGAGCATTTCTGCTACAGAGCAGCAAAAGCTTTTGAGCCCTTAGTTCAAACCCCAGCTCAGCTATCAGCCTTAGCCTTCCAGTCTGTGCTATGGGTATAATACTACACTAATTTACCTTCAATGAATGTTGTACGGGTAACAAATGCTAAGCCTTTTAAGCAATTAGAAAAAGCACTATTTAGGGTTCTAATAAATGTTGGTAAACTCCTAGGCCTGCTGCCAACCATGTTTtattcagagtacagtggtacctcgggttacgaacgcgatccgttccgggtcgcagttcgtaacccgaaaagttcgtaacctgaaaagggcccgaaccgccgttttgcgcatgcgcaaagcgctattttcgcgctttgcgcatgcgcaaaggcgtgcagcgcttctgcgcacgcacgcgcggcgaaaatacttccgggtttgcgaagttcatGAAAATGTTTTGACCCAAGTTAGcaaagtccattcatttcagtgggtctgctctgagtaacacTGGATGCAACCCCTAGTATGTTCATTGTTTTGGATCATGCTCTCATCCATTATTTACAACACAAACAAATGATGCCCCGTTCCCTGTGCTAACCACTAGGTGCAGCACTGAAGCACCTTGACCCAACCCCTAAGCCCCCTCTGCTGGCTCATTGGAGCTAGGACAGGAGCTTTCTCCACAAATAGCCCCCTATTTTTGaaccccttaaaaaacaaaaacaaaagagtccTGGACTCACGTGTACTGCCCAGCCGCACTGTGGTGCATCCAGGGGGCAATGCAGCCTTGTCCTGTCCACAGCTCAGCTTCCATGGCATCCCGGCTGGAACAAGAAACTGTGTTAAATTCAACAAGAAGCAGGTTTGTTCTCTCGCAGACATGGAGCCGTCTAGCATCTCCGGGACCCGGGCATTCAAACATCGTCCTGCTTGCTGGGACATCTAGCAGCCGCTGGAGTCCATAGCAGCACGGGCAACACACCCCCACAGCACATGGCAGGCAAGTTCCCTGGCAGAGGCAGAGAAGAAGGGCAGCTGTCGGCAGCACAGGGCGAGGGTCACTCAGGAAGTAGGGTTCTCAGGGACAGGTGGTCGCAGGTGAAGCCAGTGGAAAGACAGAGGAATGTGGACGTACACAAACGTGCACACTGCAAAGGCATATCAGGCAAGCAGCTCTGCCCAGTGAGGATTTCTCACATTGCTACACACTGTTTCTGTGCGTGagggaaaagcacacacacacacacacagaggacctCTGCAACTAACAAGCTGCTGCAAGAATAGTTACACGGCAACAGAAACGCAAGACACGACAGCACACAAGGACACCCAGATTGCACACAGACAAATGCTGTGCTGTCTCTCACAATGTTCCACACACACGATGTGCATGGTATCTGTGCATCGCCTCACGCCCAAGCCACCAGTAGAtctccctgccttccttcccACTGTTCACGTGaaaatgagttaaagaaaatgccaAGTGTTGAGCTCTTAAATGCTTCCTGCTCCCATTTAGTTATCTCTTAAGTCGAAGGCTAGCAATACATTTTCTtgtctctgaattttttttttgctttgctgttttATTCATGATTTGATAGTGCCATTTGCTTTACTGATCTGAATTGTTCAGCTGTATCTTTCATTGTTGCTTTTTAGTTTAATTTTCATTGTAAACCTTATGAAGGAGGGTGTAaggtgaggtaaaggtaaagtacccctggatggttaagtccagtcaaaggtgctcatctcgcttttcaggctgagggagctggagtttgtccacagacagctttctgggtcatcatgtggccagcataactaaactgcttctggcacacagaACAATCTGATGAAGGCCAGAGCACAcataaacgccgtttaccttcccgccgcaggggcacctatttatctcctcatgctggtatgctttcgaagtgctaggttggcaggaactgggacagagcaacgggagctccctccattgcggggattcaaaccgctgagcTTCGATTGGCAAACTCaggaggcccagtggtttagtgGTTTAGACCCTTATAAAGGAGGGTGTAGAAGTGCCTTAAATAAAGAACTGAACTTGCGTTAGAATCATGTGGGACGCAGCTTTCATCCATTGCAAGCTTTCTTGCCGCAGCTTGACtgcatttctttcccccctcccctgtggcTGCCTGGCCAAAGGCCATGGTGATGCCCAGGGGATGTGAAAGGGGGTCATTTGCCACACTCTGATTCCTGACAGGAATTGACGGCCTTGTCTGTGTCACTAGACTCTGTTTCCATTGACATTCTATAGAATGCCCTTTTGAAATATTCAGCCATCACTCACCTTGTGCGTGTCAAACCCTCCCATTTGGAAAGGCTGCAGCTCGCTGACAGGGAATAT
Above is a window of Zootoca vivipara chromosome 2, rZooViv1.1, whole genome shotgun sequence DNA encoding:
- the DDN gene encoding dendrin, with protein sequence MFECPGPGDARRLHVCERTNLLLVEFNTVSCSSRDAMEAELWTGQGCIAPWMHHSAAGQYTLLEKQLVSGFSPARHGLGARVLQDSTNWHDTQLFPPRWGPRRPEGHWFSGKDPSKAASSPKAQRQPPLSYDGLSPMCRRDVSSKAAKGPAEGCRWSRGAPKSKGELLPARAPPSYEAHMLLRFRAGPGPRKENWPRPPPYIAPPSYEAPHRTVQPKQRASKEASTAKQSQAEAPKKGRQGTRRACESGPAGRKAGRSPSKLPGSWSYLSGATTCGGGGFGAQPERARSRYPLGSCWDASPQHRGHTLPRATKRGEPGRRHPGSPLQHTLPAGWGFSHAAGWPEAAVGGESRAAGEQRRCSFPKWKEPGGRSTPRRRGGLFVIDATCVVIQAHYIPPPRTERVRYLGREETAAPSPGSPAPASMEERAARILGLSVSELGFAGAGGGGGEASGPGSSASHAAPFGDARAVGQPAGPPSAPTSPAKPLAAPATDGSQAGLACPSQRRAAAPGQEGGCPPRGEKEAEAKPALPSPSRSYIWDLKEAMSRIRRHTAPDSDTDEELEQEQEGQLAWKRRLGEGAPSGSSSSSSLDSTSSSNATVVPGSAPPP